The following proteins come from a genomic window of Chionomys nivalis chromosome 9, mChiNiv1.1, whole genome shotgun sequence:
- the Sema6d gene encoding semaphorin-6D isoform X8, protein MRFFLLWFCVLYRLASRLRAISFPEDDEPLNTVDYHYSRQYPVFRGRPSGNESQHRLDFQLMLKIRDTLYIAGRDQVYTVNLNEIPKTEVIPSKKLTWRSRQQDRENCAMKGKHKDECHNFIKVFVPRNDEMVFVCGTNAFNPMCRYYRLNTLEYDGEEISGLARCPFDARQTNVALFADGKLYSATVADFLASDAVIYRSMGDGSALRTIKYDSKWIKEPHFLHAIEYGNYVYFFFREIAVEHNSLGKAVYSRVARICKNDMGGSQRVLEKHWTSFLKARLNCSVPGDSFFYFDVLQSITDIIQINGVPTVIGVFTTQLNSIPGSAVCAFSMDDIEKVFKGRFKEQKTPDSVWTAVPEDKVPKPRPGCCAKHGLAEAYKTSIDFPDETLSFIKSHPLMDSAVPPIADEPWFTKTRVRYRLTAIEVDRAAGPYQNYTVIFVGSEAGVVLKVLAKTSPFSLNDSVLLEEIEAYNQVKCSAESEEDRKVVSLQLDKDHHALYVAFSSCVVRIPLSRCERYGACKKSCIASRDPYCGWLSQGVCERVTIGMLLLTEDFFAFHNHSAGGYEQDMEYGNTAHLGDCHESLPTSTTPDYQIFGGPTSGVRWEVQSGDSNQMVHMNVLITCVFAAFVLGAFIAGVAVYCYRDMFVRKNRKIHKDAESAQSCTDSSGSFAKLNGLFDSPVKEYQQNIDSPKLYSNLLTSRKELPPNADTKSMVMEHRGQPPELAALPTPESTPVLHQKTLQAMKSHSDKAHGHSASRREHPQCFPSSPPPHSPLSHGHIPSAIVLPNATHDYNTSFSNSNAHKAEKKLQNIDHPLTKSGKREHRRSVDSRNTLNDLLKHLNDPNSNPKAIMGEIHMAHQTLMLDPVGPMSEVPPKVPNREASLYSPPSTLPRNSPTKRVDVPTTPGVPMTSLERQRGYHKNSSQRHSISAVPKNLNSPNGVLLSRQPSMNRGGYMPTPTGAKVDYIQGTPVSVHLQPSLSRQSSYTSNGTLPRTGLKRTPSLKPDVPPKPSFVPQTTSVRPLNKYTY, encoded by the exons ATGAGGTTCTTTCTGCTATGGTTCTGCGTGTTGTACCGTCTGGCCTCCAGGTTACGGGCGATCAGCTTCCCTGAAGACGACGAGCCTCTTAACACTGTCGATTATCACT ATTCAAGGCAATATCCGGTTTTTAGAGGACGCCCTTCAGGCAACGAATCGCAGCATAGGCTGGACTTTCAGCTGATGTTGAAAATTCGAGACACACTTTATATTGCTGGCAG AGATCAAGTCTATACAGTGAACTTAAATGAAATCCCCAAAACAGAGGTCATACCAAGCAAG AAGCTGACGTGGAGGTCCAGACAACAGGATCGAGAAAACTGCGCTATGAAAGGCAAGCATAAA GATGAGTGCCACAACTTCATCAAAGTCTTTGTCCCAAGAAACGATGAGATGGTTTTTGTCTGTGGTACCAATGCTTTCAACCCGATGTGTAGATACTATAGG TTGAATACCTTAGAGTATGATGGGGAAGAAATTAGCGGCCTGGCACGATGCCCATTTGATGCCAGACAAACCAATGTTGCCCTTTTTGCTG ATGGGAAGCTGTATTCTGCCACAGTGGCTGACTTCCTGGCCAGTGATGCTGTGATTTACAGAAGCATGGGAGATGGGTCTGCCCTTCGCACAATAAAATAtgattccaaatggatcaaag AACCACACTTTCTTCATGCCATCGAATATGGAAACTATGTCTATTTCTTCTTCCGAGAAATCGCTGTGGAACACAACAGCTTGGGCAAG GCTGTGTACTCCCGCGTGGCTCGCATTTGTAAGAACGACATGGGTGGCTCACAGCGGGTCCTGGAGAAACATTGGACTTCCTTCCTGAAGGCTCGGCTTAACTGCTCTGTCCCCGGAgattcctttttctattttgacGTCCTGCAGTCCATCACAGACATAATACAAATCAATGGCGTCCCCACCGTGATTGGGGTCTTCACCACGCAGCTCAACAG cATTCCTGGCTCTGCAGTCTGTGCCTTCAGCATGGACGACATTGAGAAAGTGTTCAAAGGGCGATTCAAAGAACAGAAAACCCCTGACTCTGTTTGGACAGCAGTCCCCGAAGACAAAGTACCAAAACCAAG GCCTGGCTGTTGTGCCAAACACGGCCTCGCGGAAGCTTACAAAACCTCCATCGACTTCccagatgagaccctgtctttcaTCAAATCCCATCCCCTGATGGACTCTGCTGTTCCGCCCATCGCTGATGAGCCCTGGTTCACAAAGACACGGGTCAG GTACAGGTTGACGGCCATCGAAGTGGACCGTGCAGCAGGACCCTACCAAAACTACACGGTCATCTTTGTTGGCTCTGAAGCTGGTGTGGTGCTTAAAGTACTGGCGAAGACCAGTCCCTTCTCTTTGAATGACAGTGTATTGCTTGAAGAGATTGAAGCATACAACCAAGTCAA GTGCAGCGCCGAGAGCGAGGAGGACAGGAAGGTCGTCTCGTTACAGTTGGACAAAGATCACCATGCTTTATACGTGGCCTTCTCCAGCTGCGTCGTGCGCATCCCCCTCAGCCGCTGTGAGCGCTATGGAGCCTGTAAAAA GTCCTGCATTGCCTCACGGGACCCGTACTGTGGCTGGTTAAGCCAGGGTGTTTGTGAGAGAGTGACCATAGGAATGCT GCTGTTAACTGAAGACTTCTTTGCTTTCCATAACCACAGCGCTGGAGGATATGAACAAGACATGGAATACGGCAACACGGCCCACCTAGGGGACTGCCACG AAAGTTTGCCTACTTCAACTACACCAGATTACCAAATATTTGGCGGTCCAACAtctg GTGTTCGGTGGGAAGTCCAATCTGGAGACTCCAACCAGATGGTCCATATGAATGTCCTCATCACCTGTGTGTTTGCCGCTTTCGTCCTGGGTGCGTTCATTGCAGGCGTCGCTGTATACTGCTACCGTGACATGTTTGTTCGCAAGAACAGAAAGATCCATAAAGACGCCGAATCGGCCCAGTCATGCACCGACTCCAGTGGAAGCTTTGCCAAGTTGAATGGCCTCTTTGACAGTCCTGTCAAGGAATACCAACAGAACATTGATTCTCCTAAACTCTATAGTAACCTGCTGACCAGTCGGAAGGAGCTGCCACCCAACGCGGATACAAAATCCATGGTCATGGAGCATCGAGGCCAGCCTCCAGAGCTGGCTGCTCTCCCCACACCCGAGTCCACTCCTGTGCTCCACCAGAAGACCCTGCAGGCCATGAAGAGCCACTCCGACAAGGCCCATGGCCACAGTGCTTCGAGGAGAGAACACCCCCAGTGTTTTCCTTCCAGTCCTCCACCCCACTCCCCGTTAAGTCACGGGCACATTCCCAGCGCTATTGTTCTTCCAAACGCCACCCACGACTATAACACGTCATTTTCAAACTCTAATGCTCACAAAGCCGAAAAGAAGCTTCAGAACATCGACCACCCTCTTACAAAGTCCGGTAAGAGGGAGCACCGGCGTTCTGTGGATTCCAGAAACACCCTTAACGACCTCCTGAAGCATCTGAATGACCCAAACAGTAACCCCAAAGCCATCATGGGAGAGATCCATATGGCGCATCAGACCCTCATGCTGGACCCCGTAGGACCTATGTCTGAAGTCCCACCCAAGGTCCCTAACCGGGAGGCGTCTCTGTACTCCCCTCCCTCAACACTCCCCAGAAATAGTCCAACCAAGAGAGTCGATGTCCCTACCACTCCCGGGGTCCCAATGACATCTCTGGAAAGACAAAGGGGTTATCATAAAAATTCCTCCCAGAGGCACTCTATATCAGCCGTGCCTAAAAACTTAAACTCACCAAATGGTGTTTTGTTATCCAGACAGCCGAGTATGAACCGTGGAGGGTATATGCCTACTCCCACGGGGGCGAAGGTGGACTACATTCAGGGGACACCCGTGAGTGTCCACCTGCAGCCTTCCCTCTCCAGACAGAGCAGCTATACCAGTAATGGCACCCTACCCAGGACGGGACTAAAGAGGACACCATCCTTAAAACCTGATGTGCCACCAAAGCCTTCCTTTGTTCCTCAAACCACATCGGTCAGACCACTGAACAAATACACTTACTAG
- the Sema6d gene encoding semaphorin-6D isoform X2: MRFFLLWFCVLYRLASRLRAISFPEDDEPLNTVDYHYSRQYPVFRGRPSGNESQHRLDFQLMLKIRDTLYIAGRDQVYTVNLNEIPKTEVIPSKKLTWRSRQQDRENCAMKGKHKDECHNFIKVFVPRNDEMVFVCGTNAFNPMCRYYRLNTLEYDGEEISGLARCPFDARQTNVALFADGKLYSATVADFLASDAVIYRSMGDGSALRTIKYDSKWIKEPHFLHAIEYGNYVYFFFREIAVEHNSLGKAVYSRVARICKNDMGGSQRVLEKHWTSFLKARLNCSVPGDSFFYFDVLQSITDIIQINGVPTVIGVFTTQLNSIPGSAVCAFSMDDIEKVFKGRFKEQKTPDSVWTAVPEDKVPKPRPGCCAKHGLAEAYKTSIDFPDETLSFIKSHPLMDSAVPPIADEPWFTKTRVRYRLTAIEVDRAAGPYQNYTVIFVGSEAGVVLKVLAKTSPFSLNDSVLLEEIEAYNQVKCSAESEEDRKVVSLQLDKDHHALYVAFSSCVVRIPLSRCERYGACKKSCIASRDPYCGWLSQGVCERVTIGMLLLTEDFFAFHNHSAGGYEQDMEYGNTAHLGDCHESLPTSTTPDYQIFGGPTSDMEVSSSSVATVASSPEITSKVVDTWRPKLTSSRKFVVQDGPYTSDFTDTISGVRWEVQSGDSNQMVHMNVLITCVFAAFVLGAFIAGVAVYCYRDMFVRKNRKIHKDAESAQSCTDSSGSFAKLNGLFDSPVKEYQQNIDSPKLYSNLLTSRKELPPNADTKSMVMEHRGQPPELAALPTPESTPVLHQKTLQAMKSHSDKAHGHSASRREHPQCFPSSPPPHSPLSHGHIPSAIVLPNATHDYNTSFSNSNAHKAEKKLQNIDHPLTKSGKREHRRSVDSRNTLNDLLKHLNDPNSNPKAIMGEIHMAHQTLMLDPVGPMSEVPPKVPNREASLYSPPSTLPRNSPTKRVDVPTTPGVPMTSLERQRGYHKNSSQRHSISAVPKNLNSPNGVLLSRQPSMNRGGYMPTPTGAKVDYIQGTPVSVHLQPSLSRQSSYTSNGTLPRTGLKRTPSLKPDVPPKPSFVPQTTSVRPLNKYTY, from the exons ATGAGGTTCTTTCTGCTATGGTTCTGCGTGTTGTACCGTCTGGCCTCCAGGTTACGGGCGATCAGCTTCCCTGAAGACGACGAGCCTCTTAACACTGTCGATTATCACT ATTCAAGGCAATATCCGGTTTTTAGAGGACGCCCTTCAGGCAACGAATCGCAGCATAGGCTGGACTTTCAGCTGATGTTGAAAATTCGAGACACACTTTATATTGCTGGCAG AGATCAAGTCTATACAGTGAACTTAAATGAAATCCCCAAAACAGAGGTCATACCAAGCAAG AAGCTGACGTGGAGGTCCAGACAACAGGATCGAGAAAACTGCGCTATGAAAGGCAAGCATAAA GATGAGTGCCACAACTTCATCAAAGTCTTTGTCCCAAGAAACGATGAGATGGTTTTTGTCTGTGGTACCAATGCTTTCAACCCGATGTGTAGATACTATAGG TTGAATACCTTAGAGTATGATGGGGAAGAAATTAGCGGCCTGGCACGATGCCCATTTGATGCCAGACAAACCAATGTTGCCCTTTTTGCTG ATGGGAAGCTGTATTCTGCCACAGTGGCTGACTTCCTGGCCAGTGATGCTGTGATTTACAGAAGCATGGGAGATGGGTCTGCCCTTCGCACAATAAAATAtgattccaaatggatcaaag AACCACACTTTCTTCATGCCATCGAATATGGAAACTATGTCTATTTCTTCTTCCGAGAAATCGCTGTGGAACACAACAGCTTGGGCAAG GCTGTGTACTCCCGCGTGGCTCGCATTTGTAAGAACGACATGGGTGGCTCACAGCGGGTCCTGGAGAAACATTGGACTTCCTTCCTGAAGGCTCGGCTTAACTGCTCTGTCCCCGGAgattcctttttctattttgacGTCCTGCAGTCCATCACAGACATAATACAAATCAATGGCGTCCCCACCGTGATTGGGGTCTTCACCACGCAGCTCAACAG cATTCCTGGCTCTGCAGTCTGTGCCTTCAGCATGGACGACATTGAGAAAGTGTTCAAAGGGCGATTCAAAGAACAGAAAACCCCTGACTCTGTTTGGACAGCAGTCCCCGAAGACAAAGTACCAAAACCAAG GCCTGGCTGTTGTGCCAAACACGGCCTCGCGGAAGCTTACAAAACCTCCATCGACTTCccagatgagaccctgtctttcaTCAAATCCCATCCCCTGATGGACTCTGCTGTTCCGCCCATCGCTGATGAGCCCTGGTTCACAAAGACACGGGTCAG GTACAGGTTGACGGCCATCGAAGTGGACCGTGCAGCAGGACCCTACCAAAACTACACGGTCATCTTTGTTGGCTCTGAAGCTGGTGTGGTGCTTAAAGTACTGGCGAAGACCAGTCCCTTCTCTTTGAATGACAGTGTATTGCTTGAAGAGATTGAAGCATACAACCAAGTCAA GTGCAGCGCCGAGAGCGAGGAGGACAGGAAGGTCGTCTCGTTACAGTTGGACAAAGATCACCATGCTTTATACGTGGCCTTCTCCAGCTGCGTCGTGCGCATCCCCCTCAGCCGCTGTGAGCGCTATGGAGCCTGTAAAAA GTCCTGCATTGCCTCACGGGACCCGTACTGTGGCTGGTTAAGCCAGGGTGTTTGTGAGAGAGTGACCATAGGAATGCT GCTGTTAACTGAAGACTTCTTTGCTTTCCATAACCACAGCGCTGGAGGATATGAACAAGACATGGAATACGGCAACACGGCCCACCTAGGGGACTGCCACG AAAGTTTGCCTACTTCAACTACACCAGATTACCAAATATTTGGCGGTCCAACAtctg ACATGGAGGTATCTTCATCTTCTGTTGCCACTGTGGCAAGTAGCCCAGAAATTACATCTAAAGTGGTTGATACCTGGAGACCTAAACTGACGAGCTCCCGGAAATTTGTAGTTCAAGATGGCCCATATACTTCTGATTTTACTGATACTATATCAG GTGTTCGGTGGGAAGTCCAATCTGGAGACTCCAACCAGATGGTCCATATGAATGTCCTCATCACCTGTGTGTTTGCCGCTTTCGTCCTGGGTGCGTTCATTGCAGGCGTCGCTGTATACTGCTACCGTGACATGTTTGTTCGCAAGAACAGAAAGATCCATAAAGACGCCGAATCGGCCCAGTCATGCACCGACTCCAGTGGAAGCTTTGCCAAGTTGAATGGCCTCTTTGACAGTCCTGTCAAGGAATACCAACAGAACATTGATTCTCCTAAACTCTATAGTAACCTGCTGACCAGTCGGAAGGAGCTGCCACCCAACGCGGATACAAAATCCATGGTCATGGAGCATCGAGGCCAGCCTCCAGAGCTGGCTGCTCTCCCCACACCCGAGTCCACTCCTGTGCTCCACCAGAAGACCCTGCAGGCCATGAAGAGCCACTCCGACAAGGCCCATGGCCACAGTGCTTCGAGGAGAGAACACCCCCAGTGTTTTCCTTCCAGTCCTCCACCCCACTCCCCGTTAAGTCACGGGCACATTCCCAGCGCTATTGTTCTTCCAAACGCCACCCACGACTATAACACGTCATTTTCAAACTCTAATGCTCACAAAGCCGAAAAGAAGCTTCAGAACATCGACCACCCTCTTACAAAGTCCGGTAAGAGGGAGCACCGGCGTTCTGTGGATTCCAGAAACACCCTTAACGACCTCCTGAAGCATCTGAATGACCCAAACAGTAACCCCAAAGCCATCATGGGAGAGATCCATATGGCGCATCAGACCCTCATGCTGGACCCCGTAGGACCTATGTCTGAAGTCCCACCCAAGGTCCCTAACCGGGAGGCGTCTCTGTACTCCCCTCCCTCAACACTCCCCAGAAATAGTCCAACCAAGAGAGTCGATGTCCCTACCACTCCCGGGGTCCCAATGACATCTCTGGAAAGACAAAGGGGTTATCATAAAAATTCCTCCCAGAGGCACTCTATATCAGCCGTGCCTAAAAACTTAAACTCACCAAATGGTGTTTTGTTATCCAGACAGCCGAGTATGAACCGTGGAGGGTATATGCCTACTCCCACGGGGGCGAAGGTGGACTACATTCAGGGGACACCCGTGAGTGTCCACCTGCAGCCTTCCCTCTCCAGACAGAGCAGCTATACCAGTAATGGCACCCTACCCAGGACGGGACTAAAGAGGACACCATCCTTAAAACCTGATGTGCCACCAAAGCCTTCCTTTGTTCCTCAAACCACATCGGTCAGACCACTGAACAAATACACTTACTAG
- the Sema6d gene encoding semaphorin-6D isoform X7 encodes MRFFLLWFCVLYRLASRLRAISFPEDDEPLNTVDYHYSRQYPVFRGRPSGNESQHRLDFQLMLKIRDTLYIAGRDQVYTVNLNEIPKTEVIPSKKLTWRSRQQDRENCAMKGKHKDECHNFIKVFVPRNDEMVFVCGTNAFNPMCRYYRLNTLEYDGEEISGLARCPFDARQTNVALFADGKLYSATVADFLASDAVIYRSMGDGSALRTIKYDSKWIKEPHFLHAIEYGNYVYFFFREIAVEHNSLGKAVYSRVARICKNDMGGSQRVLEKHWTSFLKARLNCSVPGDSFFYFDVLQSITDIIQINGVPTVIGVFTTQLNSIPGSAVCAFSMDDIEKVFKGRFKEQKTPDSVWTAVPEDKVPKPRPGCCAKHGLAEAYKTSIDFPDETLSFIKSHPLMDSAVPPIADEPWFTKTRVRYRLTAIEVDRAAGPYQNYTVIFVGSEAGVVLKVLAKTSPFSLNDSVLLEEIEAYNQVKCSAESEEDRKVVSLQLDKDHHALYVAFSSCVVRIPLSRCERYGACKKSCIASRDPYCGWLSQGVCERVTIGMLAGGYEQDMEYGNTAHLGDCHDMEVSSSSVATVASSPEITSKVVDTWRPKLTSSRKFVVQDGPYTSDFTDTISGVRWEVQSGDSNQMVHMNVLITCVFAAFVLGAFIAGVAVYCYRDMFVRKNRKIHKDAESAQSCTDSSGSFAKLNGLFDSPVKEYQQNIDSPKLYSNLLTSRKELPPNADTKSMVMEHRGQPPELAALPTPESTPVLHQKTLQAMKSHSDKAHGHSASRREHPQCFPSSPPPHSPLSHGHIPSAIVLPNATHDYNTSFSNSNAHKAEKKLQNIDHPLTKSGKREHRRSVDSRNTLNDLLKHLNDPNSNPKAIMGEIHMAHQTLMLDPVGPMSEVPPKVPNREASLYSPPSTLPRNSPTKRVDVPTTPGVPMTSLERQRGYHKNSSQRHSISAVPKNLNSPNGVLLSRQPSMNRGGYMPTPTGAKVDYIQGTPVSVHLQPSLSRQSSYTSNGTLPRTGLKRTPSLKPDVPPKPSFVPQTTSVRPLNKYTY; translated from the exons ATGAGGTTCTTTCTGCTATGGTTCTGCGTGTTGTACCGTCTGGCCTCCAGGTTACGGGCGATCAGCTTCCCTGAAGACGACGAGCCTCTTAACACTGTCGATTATCACT ATTCAAGGCAATATCCGGTTTTTAGAGGACGCCCTTCAGGCAACGAATCGCAGCATAGGCTGGACTTTCAGCTGATGTTGAAAATTCGAGACACACTTTATATTGCTGGCAG AGATCAAGTCTATACAGTGAACTTAAATGAAATCCCCAAAACAGAGGTCATACCAAGCAAG AAGCTGACGTGGAGGTCCAGACAACAGGATCGAGAAAACTGCGCTATGAAAGGCAAGCATAAA GATGAGTGCCACAACTTCATCAAAGTCTTTGTCCCAAGAAACGATGAGATGGTTTTTGTCTGTGGTACCAATGCTTTCAACCCGATGTGTAGATACTATAGG TTGAATACCTTAGAGTATGATGGGGAAGAAATTAGCGGCCTGGCACGATGCCCATTTGATGCCAGACAAACCAATGTTGCCCTTTTTGCTG ATGGGAAGCTGTATTCTGCCACAGTGGCTGACTTCCTGGCCAGTGATGCTGTGATTTACAGAAGCATGGGAGATGGGTCTGCCCTTCGCACAATAAAATAtgattccaaatggatcaaag AACCACACTTTCTTCATGCCATCGAATATGGAAACTATGTCTATTTCTTCTTCCGAGAAATCGCTGTGGAACACAACAGCTTGGGCAAG GCTGTGTACTCCCGCGTGGCTCGCATTTGTAAGAACGACATGGGTGGCTCACAGCGGGTCCTGGAGAAACATTGGACTTCCTTCCTGAAGGCTCGGCTTAACTGCTCTGTCCCCGGAgattcctttttctattttgacGTCCTGCAGTCCATCACAGACATAATACAAATCAATGGCGTCCCCACCGTGATTGGGGTCTTCACCACGCAGCTCAACAG cATTCCTGGCTCTGCAGTCTGTGCCTTCAGCATGGACGACATTGAGAAAGTGTTCAAAGGGCGATTCAAAGAACAGAAAACCCCTGACTCTGTTTGGACAGCAGTCCCCGAAGACAAAGTACCAAAACCAAG GCCTGGCTGTTGTGCCAAACACGGCCTCGCGGAAGCTTACAAAACCTCCATCGACTTCccagatgagaccctgtctttcaTCAAATCCCATCCCCTGATGGACTCTGCTGTTCCGCCCATCGCTGATGAGCCCTGGTTCACAAAGACACGGGTCAG GTACAGGTTGACGGCCATCGAAGTGGACCGTGCAGCAGGACCCTACCAAAACTACACGGTCATCTTTGTTGGCTCTGAAGCTGGTGTGGTGCTTAAAGTACTGGCGAAGACCAGTCCCTTCTCTTTGAATGACAGTGTATTGCTTGAAGAGATTGAAGCATACAACCAAGTCAA GTGCAGCGCCGAGAGCGAGGAGGACAGGAAGGTCGTCTCGTTACAGTTGGACAAAGATCACCATGCTTTATACGTGGCCTTCTCCAGCTGCGTCGTGCGCATCCCCCTCAGCCGCTGTGAGCGCTATGGAGCCTGTAAAAA GTCCTGCATTGCCTCACGGGACCCGTACTGTGGCTGGTTAAGCCAGGGTGTTTGTGAGAGAGTGACCATAGGAATGCT CGCTGGAGGATATGAACAAGACATGGAATACGGCAACACGGCCCACCTAGGGGACTGCCACG ACATGGAGGTATCTTCATCTTCTGTTGCCACTGTGGCAAGTAGCCCAGAAATTACATCTAAAGTGGTTGATACCTGGAGACCTAAACTGACGAGCTCCCGGAAATTTGTAGTTCAAGATGGCCCATATACTTCTGATTTTACTGATACTATATCAG GTGTTCGGTGGGAAGTCCAATCTGGAGACTCCAACCAGATGGTCCATATGAATGTCCTCATCACCTGTGTGTTTGCCGCTTTCGTCCTGGGTGCGTTCATTGCAGGCGTCGCTGTATACTGCTACCGTGACATGTTTGTTCGCAAGAACAGAAAGATCCATAAAGACGCCGAATCGGCCCAGTCATGCACCGACTCCAGTGGAAGCTTTGCCAAGTTGAATGGCCTCTTTGACAGTCCTGTCAAGGAATACCAACAGAACATTGATTCTCCTAAACTCTATAGTAACCTGCTGACCAGTCGGAAGGAGCTGCCACCCAACGCGGATACAAAATCCATGGTCATGGAGCATCGAGGCCAGCCTCCAGAGCTGGCTGCTCTCCCCACACCCGAGTCCACTCCTGTGCTCCACCAGAAGACCCTGCAGGCCATGAAGAGCCACTCCGACAAGGCCCATGGCCACAGTGCTTCGAGGAGAGAACACCCCCAGTGTTTTCCTTCCAGTCCTCCACCCCACTCCCCGTTAAGTCACGGGCACATTCCCAGCGCTATTGTTCTTCCAAACGCCACCCACGACTATAACACGTCATTTTCAAACTCTAATGCTCACAAAGCCGAAAAGAAGCTTCAGAACATCGACCACCCTCTTACAAAGTCCGGTAAGAGGGAGCACCGGCGTTCTGTGGATTCCAGAAACACCCTTAACGACCTCCTGAAGCATCTGAATGACCCAAACAGTAACCCCAAAGCCATCATGGGAGAGATCCATATGGCGCATCAGACCCTCATGCTGGACCCCGTAGGACCTATGTCTGAAGTCCCACCCAAGGTCCCTAACCGGGAGGCGTCTCTGTACTCCCCTCCCTCAACACTCCCCAGAAATAGTCCAACCAAGAGAGTCGATGTCCCTACCACTCCCGGGGTCCCAATGACATCTCTGGAAAGACAAAGGGGTTATCATAAAAATTCCTCCCAGAGGCACTCTATATCAGCCGTGCCTAAAAACTTAAACTCACCAAATGGTGTTTTGTTATCCAGACAGCCGAGTATGAACCGTGGAGGGTATATGCCTACTCCCACGGGGGCGAAGGTGGACTACATTCAGGGGACACCCGTGAGTGTCCACCTGCAGCCTTCCCTCTCCAGACAGAGCAGCTATACCAGTAATGGCACCCTACCCAGGACGGGACTAAAGAGGACACCATCCTTAAAACCTGATGTGCCACCAAAGCCTTCCTTTGTTCCTCAAACCACATCGGTCAGACCACTGAACAAATACACTTACTAG